CGACATACATCCAACCTGCTGTCTGATTTACTGTACCGCCGTTAATAATCATATCGACATTACCACTTTCGCCAATGGTTGTGTCGCCGTTTAGCGTTAAAGTGGAACCGCTTTCTACCGTAATAGCACCGGTCCATCCACGAATACAGGGAACGCTCATTGCTGCACCATTACTCAGCGCGATATTGCCCGAACCGCCCATGCCGAGAAACATCCATCCACCAGTTTGATTTACTGATGAGCCGCTGCCGCTGACAGTCAGAGTACCGTTGCCGCCCTGACCAACTGTAGAATCGCTGCCGAGAGTAACTGTGCCGCCATCGCTGACGTTTACAGTTTTTTCGCCGGCATCAACACCAATACGCAACTGGCCTAATGCCAGGCTGCCGCCATTGACGTTAAGAGTTGCTACTCCGCCGCCATACATCCACATCATGTTGCCTACCGCGTTTACGCCCGAACCAACTTCGGCATATCCGGCAGTACCGGCATCTCGCATAATGGGGTCATCTGAAGCTGTCGGAACTGCTCCGCCCCAGTTTGCCGCGGTGTTCCAACTGTGATCTCCGCCGGCATAATTCCATTCGGCCCAACCGAATGAATTAGCGGCTGCAGCCAGTAAAATAACTGCTACCAAAAGTGTTTTCTTCATAACTTCTTCCTCCCGAAAAAAAATGTTACAATCTTTAAAACCAATTTATTGCTGGTTTTTTACGATTAAAACAAGCTACTTCTTCTTTGCCTATATTACTAAATTTCAGGGGTTTAACGCAATGG
The sequence above is drawn from the Phycisphaerae bacterium genome and encodes:
- a CDS encoding PEP-CTERM sorting domain-containing protein — protein: MKKTLLVAVILLAAAANSFGWAEWNYAGGDHSWNTAANWGGAVPTASDDPIMRDAGTAGYAEVGSGVNAVGNMMWMYGGGVATLNVNGGSLALGQLRIGVDAGEKTVNVSDGGTVTLGSDSTVGQGGNGTLTVSGSGSSVNQTGGWMFLGMGGSGNIALSNGAAMSVPCIRGWTGAITVESGSTLTLNGDTTIGESGNVDMIINGGTVNQTAGWMYVGFGGTGSIEVGDGGLLSVISLSMDNGATDSVDISGTGAIEIKDARPEDIAYQMNWYAGNGWLTANGESAVGKLFFAVDENGFTTVTIPEPATLALLAIGSSLLIRRKK